The following are from one region of the Sandaracinus amylolyticus genome:
- a CDS encoding PD-(D/E)XK nuclease family protein, with the protein MDRRLIESESAASRVASAAAWLGARRASPVWIVGARREPVDVLVRRVAYEQGAALAWDRTTLDALAGRIAARALARRGLTPVAGTAVEALCARLLHRMRAREPARLGRYAAIADRPGLPRALASTLEELAHADLAPEVVRAHAPDLAAIYAAYRDELPALGLADRATVLEHATATLREGRAVDADRAVLLLDVRVRSRLEADLVAALIARAPSALVTIPRGDERTRALLCERIDLAIESATHEVEVAPALRALQARIFEDAREAVANDEAVEILSAPGESRECVEIGRRVLTAAREGTRFDRMAVLLRAPERYGVHLAEAFRRAGIPASFSRGARRPDPTGRALLALLACAAEGLSARAFGEYLSLGVVPDAEGGAPPGAKGARARFVPADEELAATEDEGDDESGLAPIDEDAYDESAPVRVGTLRAPRRWEQLIVEAAVIGGRDRWARRIEGAIAGARRARADLEDPDDVEGRRHARRIADLEALRDFALPLIDALATLPARATWAAWIDALSALATRALRDPRRVLAVLASLAPMGDVGPVDLAEVRTVLTPRLREEPARVASEESVGQVLVCTIEEARGRELDVVFVPGLAEKLFPAKVVEDPLLLDATREAISDALITRRERGAEERLALRIALGAASKRVVASIPRIDVERARPRVPSFYALEIARAIEGRLPSYEELGRRAEIAGAARLGWPAPDHPELAIDAAEHDLSVLGALVDLPPKARIGRAAYLVAASPIVARALRARWARWDKKRWRPQDGMVEPEEGVRAILAEHRLDRRAYSATALESFAMCPYKFYLRTIIRLEPREVPEPLEMLDPAQRGTLVHAAQFRLLVRLREEGALPLVPASLEHALVVLDEELDRVARTTAEELAPAIPKVWEDTLAAVRQDLREWLHRMSEDPSWVPSRFELAFGIPAGDERDAASLHDPVPLSIGMRLRGAIDLVEEREGSLRATDHKTGSAWTKPGQRVMGGEKLQPILYALALEAIFPERTVWGGRLYYCTDKGRYTEVEVPLDDDSRAAITKVTTTIDQHVRDGFLPPAPSEKACSFCDYAVICGPHERRRTMRKEGDRLVGIDSLRRMP; encoded by the coding sequence ATGGATCGAAGGCTGATCGAGAGCGAGAGCGCGGCCTCGCGCGTGGCCAGCGCGGCCGCGTGGCTCGGCGCGCGTCGCGCGTCGCCGGTGTGGATCGTCGGCGCGCGTCGCGAGCCGGTGGACGTGCTGGTGCGTCGCGTCGCGTACGAGCAGGGCGCGGCGCTCGCTTGGGACCGCACCACGCTCGACGCGCTCGCGGGGCGCATCGCGGCGCGCGCGCTCGCGCGTCGGGGGCTCACACCGGTCGCGGGCACCGCGGTCGAGGCGCTCTGCGCGCGACTGCTGCATCGCATGCGGGCGCGAGAGCCGGCGCGGCTCGGTCGCTATGCCGCGATCGCCGATCGACCGGGGCTGCCCCGCGCGCTCGCGTCGACGCTCGAGGAGCTCGCGCATGCCGATCTCGCGCCCGAGGTGGTGCGCGCGCACGCCCCCGACCTTGCGGCGATCTACGCGGCCTATCGCGACGAGCTGCCGGCGCTCGGGCTCGCGGATCGCGCGACGGTGCTCGAGCACGCGACCGCGACGCTGCGCGAGGGCCGCGCGGTCGACGCCGATCGTGCGGTGCTGCTGCTCGACGTGCGGGTGCGATCGCGGCTCGAGGCCGATCTCGTGGCGGCACTGATCGCGCGCGCACCGAGCGCGCTGGTGACGATCCCGCGAGGCGACGAGCGCACCCGCGCGCTGCTCTGCGAGCGCATCGATCTCGCGATCGAGAGCGCGACGCACGAGGTCGAGGTCGCGCCGGCGCTGCGCGCGCTGCAGGCACGCATCTTCGAGGACGCGCGCGAAGCAGTCGCGAACGACGAAGCGGTCGAGATCCTCTCGGCGCCGGGCGAGAGCCGCGAGTGCGTGGAGATCGGGCGGCGCGTGCTCACCGCGGCGCGCGAGGGGACGCGCTTCGATCGCATGGCGGTGCTGCTCCGTGCGCCCGAGCGCTACGGCGTGCACCTCGCGGAGGCGTTCCGTCGCGCCGGCATTCCCGCGTCGTTCAGCCGCGGTGCACGTCGCCCCGATCCGACCGGTCGCGCACTGCTGGCGCTGCTCGCGTGCGCTGCCGAGGGGCTCTCGGCGCGGGCGTTCGGCGAGTACCTGTCGCTCGGCGTGGTGCCCGATGCCGAGGGCGGCGCGCCGCCCGGCGCGAAGGGCGCGCGTGCGCGCTTCGTGCCCGCCGACGAAGAGCTCGCGGCGACCGAGGACGAGGGCGACGACGAGAGCGGGCTCGCGCCGATCGACGAGGACGCGTACGACGAGAGCGCGCCGGTGCGCGTCGGCACGCTGCGCGCGCCGCGCCGGTGGGAGCAGCTGATCGTCGAGGCCGCGGTGATCGGCGGGCGCGATCGCTGGGCGCGCCGCATCGAGGGCGCGATCGCCGGCGCGCGCCGCGCCCGCGCGGATCTCGAAGATCCCGATGACGTCGAGGGCCGCCGCCACGCGCGCCGCATCGCCGATCTCGAGGCGCTGCGCGACTTCGCGCTGCCGCTGATCGACGCGCTCGCGACGCTCCCCGCGCGTGCGACGTGGGCCGCGTGGATCGACGCGCTCTCCGCGCTCGCGACCCGCGCGCTGCGTGATCCGCGCCGTGTGCTCGCGGTGCTCGCATCGCTCGCGCCGATGGGCGACGTGGGCCCGGTCGATCTCGCCGAGGTGCGCACCGTGCTCACGCCGCGCCTCCGTGAAGAGCCGGCGCGCGTCGCGAGCGAAGAGAGCGTCGGTCAGGTGCTCGTGTGCACGATCGAGGAGGCACGCGGCCGAGAGCTCGACGTGGTGTTCGTGCCCGGGCTCGCGGAGAAGCTCTTCCCCGCGAAGGTCGTCGAAGATCCGCTCCTGCTCGACGCGACGCGCGAGGCGATCTCCGACGCACTGATCACCCGTCGCGAGCGCGGCGCGGAAGAGCGCCTCGCGCTGCGCATCGCGCTCGGCGCGGCGAGCAAGCGCGTCGTCGCGTCGATCCCGCGCATCGACGTGGAGCGCGCGCGGCCGCGGGTGCCTTCGTTCTACGCGCTCGAGATCGCGCGTGCGATCGAGGGGCGCCTGCCTTCGTACGAAGAGCTCGGACGTCGCGCCGAGATCGCGGGCGCGGCGCGCCTCGGATGGCCGGCGCCCGATCACCCCGAGCTCGCGATCGACGCGGCGGAGCACGACCTCTCGGTGCTCGGCGCGCTCGTCGATCTCCCGCCCAAGGCGCGGATCGGGCGCGCGGCGTACCTCGTGGCGGCGAGCCCGATCGTCGCGCGCGCGCTGCGTGCTCGGTGGGCGCGCTGGGACAAGAAGCGCTGGCGCCCGCAGGACGGAATGGTGGAGCCCGAGGAGGGCGTGCGCGCGATCCTCGCCGAGCATCGCCTCGATCGCCGTGCGTACTCCGCGACCGCGCTCGAGAGCTTCGCGATGTGCCCCTACAAGTTCTATCTGCGCACGATCATCCGGCTCGAGCCGCGCGAGGTGCCCGAGCCGCTCGAGATGCTCGACCCCGCGCAGCGCGGGACGCTGGTGCACGCGGCGCAGTTCCGCTTGCTGGTGCGCCTGCGCGAGGAGGGTGCGCTGCCGCTCGTTCCGGCGTCGCTCGAGCACGCGCTCGTGGTGCTCGACGAAGAGCTCGATCGCGTCGCGCGCACCACCGCGGAGGAGCTCGCGCCCGCGATCCCGAAGGTGTGGGAGGACACGCTCGCCGCGGTGCGCCAGGACCTGCGCGAGTGGCTGCATCGCATGAGCGAAGATCCGAGCTGGGTCCCTTCGCGCTTCGAGCTCGCGTTCGGCATCCCCGCCGGCGACGAGCGCGACGCGGCGAGCCTGCACGACCCCGTGCCGCTGTCCATCGGCATGCGCCTGCGCGGTGCGATCGATCTCGTGGAAGAGCGCGAGGGCTCGCTGCGCGCGACCGATCACAAGACCGGCAGCGCATGGACCAAGCCCGGCCAGCGCGTGATGGGTGGCGAGAAGCTCCAGCCCATCCTCTACGCGCTCGCGCTCGAGGCGATCTTCCCGGAGCGCACGGTGTGGGGCGGGCGTCTCTACTACTGCACCGACAAGGGCCGCTACACCGAGGTCGAGGTCCCGCTCGACGACGACTCGCGCGCTGCGATCACGAAGGTGACCACGACGATCGATCAGCACGTGCGCGACGGGTTCCTCCCGCCCGCGCCGAGCGAGAAGGCGTGCAGCTTCTGCGACTACGCGGTGATCTGCGGCCCGCACGAGCGTCGTCGCACGATGCGCAAGGAGGGTGATCGCCTGGTCGGCATCGACTCGCTGCGGAGGATGCCGTGA